The following are encoded in a window of Gossypium raimondii isolate GPD5lz chromosome 13, ASM2569854v1, whole genome shotgun sequence genomic DNA:
- the LOC105782448 gene encoding 60S ribosomal protein L12-3: protein MPPKFDPTQVVDVFVRVTGGEVGAASSLAPKIGPLGLSPKKIGEDIAKETAKEWKGLRVTVKLTVQNRQAKVTVVPSAAALVIKALKEPERDRKKTKNIKHNGNISLDDVIEIAKVMKPRSMAKDLRGTVKEILGTCVSVGCTVDGKDPKDLQQEISDGEIDVPLE, encoded by the coding sequence ATGCCGCCGAAGTTCGACCCAACCCAAGTCGTCGACGTATTCGTGCGAGTCACCGGCGGTGAAGTCGGAGCAGCCAGTTCACTCGCACCCAAAATCGGTCCTTTGGGTCTATCCCCCAAGAAAATTGGTGAAGACATCGCTAAGGAAACCGCCAAGGAATGGAAGGGCTTACGCGTCACCGTCAAGCTTACTGTCCAGAACCGGCAAGCTAAAGTCACTGTAGTCCCATCCGCCGCCGCTCTGGTCATCAAGGCTTTGAAAGAGCCTGAAAGGGATCGTAAGAAGACGAAGAATATTAAGCATAATGGGAATATTAGCCTTGATGATGTGATCGAGATCGCGAAAGTCATGAAGCCTAGATCCATGGCTAAGGACCTGAGAGGAACCGTGAAGGAGATTTTGGGAACTTGTGTTTCCGTTGGGTGTACGGTTGATGGGAAAGACCCCAAAGATCTGCAGCAGGAGATCTCCGATGGGGAAATTGATGTTCCCTTGGAGTAA